The following are from one region of the Dreissena polymorpha isolate Duluth1 chromosome 2, UMN_Dpol_1.0, whole genome shotgun sequence genome:
- the LOC127870391 gene encoding complement C1q tumor necrosis factor-related protein 3-like → MKCQFILGHAAMQSCRLVLLLIILSVEGSYVQKNARTRIAELENLVTTLIKQGERQQKRIEVREAIVFASENASASYNRRAAAIGDKDQVKFNQSNENLLYEDVRLFEDYLRDKTGDGDRSKRQTTPSVAFTAVKIANQHNIGTNQNIMFEQVLLNIGGGYHVHQGVFAAPVSGIYVMAATIQHSLGQVIYIAIKHNGNILAMIHGMENEYAQGTHSLALHLIAGDEVWLSNQGGQGVSIFGAGYSSFSGFLLY, encoded by the exons ATGAAGTGTCAGTTCATTTTAGGACACGCAGCGATGCAATCGTGTAGACTTGTTCTCTTGTTAATCATTTTGTCTGTGGAGGGCTCTTATGTGCAAAAGAATGCCCGAACCAGAATTGCAGAGCTGGAAAACTTGGTGACGACATTAATAAAACAAG GTGAACGACAGCAAAAACGCATTGAAGTTCGGGAGGCGATAGTATTTGCCAGTGAAAACGCATCGGCTTCCTACAATCGACGGGCAGCGGCGATCGGAGATAAGGATCAAGTAAAATTCAACCAGTCTAACGAAAACCTCCTTTATGAGGACGTGCGCTTGTTTGAAGATTATCTTCGAGATAAAACAG GTGATGGCGACCGATCTAAAAGACAAACAACTCCGAGTGTCGCTTTCACTGCAGTTAAAATTGCTAATCAACATAACATCGGCACCAACCAGAACATAATGTTCGAGCAAGTCCTTCTCAACATTGGCGGTGGATACCACGTGCACCAGGGCGTGTTCGCGGCCCCTGTGTCGGGGATTTATGTCATGGCAGCGACCATTCAGCACTCATTAGGTCAAGTCATCTATATTGCAATAAAGCACAACGGAAACATCCTCGCAATGATTCATGGGATGGAAAATGAATACGCACAGGGCACTCACTCACTTGCGCTCCATCTGATTGCGGGCGATGAGGTGTGGTTAAGCAACCAAGGTGGACAGGGGGTCTCTATTTTTGGCGCTGGGTATTCCTCGTTCTCTGGGTTCCTGTTGTATTGA